CACAACTGCACGAACGCGCCGTATCGCGCATCGGCTCGGTCCTCGACCTGGGGATAGTAGTTGCTCGCGTGGTAGTCGGCCGGAAGGCTGCGAAGGCCAGTGGCCCGGATGGCGGCCTGGCCCGAACTGGCGCCCGGATCGATCGAGCACGAGACCGCGAAATCCATCGTCGGCATGTGCTGGACGATGGGGTGCGGCACGAGCGGCGGGTGGTAGAGTTGCTCGAAGGGCGTGTCGATATCGAACAGGCAGTCGTGGCGAAAGCGGAAGCCGAACCGCGCAGCGATGTCGTTGAGATAGGTTCCGGAGTTGAATACGTTGGTGTGCTCGCCGATCAGCAGCAGGCCGCCGCCGTTCTCGACGAATCGCACGATGTGCTCGACTTCTTCCGTCGTGTAGCGCGCGGTCGGGACCTTTACGACGAGAACGTCGCATTCGGCCAGCGTGTTGGCGTCGATAGGGTCGTAAACCCGATCCATGTCGTAGAAGCGGGAGCTGTAATCGTAGATGCAGGCGTAGTTGTAGCCAGACTCCTGACCGTACCAGTTGGGATCGTAAGGCCGGTCAGTGCGCTCCCAGTTCGAGCGGTGCTCGTCCACCCAGATGCGTCCCTGCTTGCGCGAGCCGGACGGGGCCCACAGCAGCCCCATCGCCACAAGCAGTGCTCCGACAAACGCCAAGACGACGCACGCGATTCGCCTCGATCGTCTTGGCGTCTCCATCGTTTGGACCGGTATCGGTGGCGTGCGTACGAAGCGCCAAACCAGGAAGACGGGACCGGCAAGAAGCGCAAGCAGCACCCACGGACTCCAGAAGGGACTCATTAGCGCCAGCGGCGCATTGTATTCCGTGCGCAGGGCGCGGTGCATGTGGACCGCGATCAGAATCGCGGCTCGCACAGGCAGCCAGAGAGCCACACAGACGACCAAACCGAGCAGCCGCGCGAAGGACCGCGATATCGACGCCCTGGAGACGCGCAAGCAGATCAGAGCCATGCCCCCGACCAGAAAGCTGAAGGTCGCCGGGTCGAGCAGCAGTCCCCACGTGGCGCCGAGACGATGGGTATGGCGGATCGAATACAGGGCCAGCGTTGAGCCATCGAGGGCGGCGGGAATCCCGATCGCCTGCGCGACGCCGTGGAGCATCGCGGCAAGCTGCGGCGGCAGTTCGTGGGACCGAGCCGTGACGGACTCATAGGCGAGCATTCCGGCTGCCTGCAGAACGAGGATCGTTCCGGCCATCAGTGCCGCCTGGCCCACCCGGCCGGGCCAGCGCCTTGGGATCGGCGCCGCACAGAGCAACAGGCCCGTCACGAGCAGTGCGACCGCTGCGCGCCACGGCCAGGGAATCAGGATCAACACGGGCATCAGCAGGGCCGCCGCGATGATCGATTCGATGCGCGCCGGCACGCGGAGATCGACGCCGATCAGAAGTCCGGTGCCCGCCAGTACGAGGAGGGCCCAGATCGTCCCGTTGGGATCGTGATAGTAGCCCAGCCCGAAGAGCCACGATGCGCTCAACAATGCCAAACCGATCCACGCCCGCCTCATGGCGCCACCTCCGCGCCGGCCGGCTGTTCGCGCACGGCCTCAGGCAGCCACATGGGTTCCTCACGCAGGACGGTGAGCAACCATCGCCAGAAATCGGCGTTCTCGCGGAGGCCCTCGAACGGCTCGCCGCCTTCGCGTTCGAGGTTCTTGTTCATCGCAAAGCCCGTATCGCCGACGAGGACGGCCTTGCCTTGGCCGATTCGGCGGAGGACGATGACGGGCTGGTTGTCGCGTCCGTAGGCAATCACGCGGGCGTTCGGGTCGCTCAATCGCACGGACCAGGCGGCATGGAAGCGCACGTAGACGCGACGGTCGGCTGATTCGAGGTAGGGCGATTTGAAGTGGCCCAGAGGCGCCGGCTCCGGCGCATCGGCCTGCTCCGGCTCGAATCCAAGTTCTCTGAGCAAGGGCAGGGAAGGCCCCATTCGATCCTGCCCAACGGTGATGACGAATGTGCCGCCGGCGTTGACGAAATCGACGATTGTCCGCCTCTCGGCCGGCGAGAAGGCGCGGGTTGGTGCGATGGAGACGAGCAGGCCGGCCCGTTCGAGACGCTCGGCCGTCAGTTCGCCCAGCGACAGCGTCAGATAGCCGCTGCGCATCAGCGTCAGTGCCAGTCCGCCGACGCCGTCGGGCCGCCAGGATTCGCCGCTGTAGGCTTCGAGATGCGATGCGTCGATATAGGCGAGGTTGTTGGGCGTCGCTCGACGGCCGTCAGGCAGGGGCTTGGCCGCCGCGGATGCCGCCTGGACACAGACCGCCAGCGACGCCGCCAGGCCGACCGCGACGAGGGCCGTCTTCCCGAGGCTCGGCCGCAGACACAGCATGGCGGCCAGCAGCAGCACGATCAGCGTCCCGACAAGCTGTCGCCACACGGGGTGCGCATCTCTGGCGCCGACAAGATAGGCGAGAAGCCGAGATGTGAAGACATGGGACGAGACGTTGATCGCATTCGAGAAGCCTGAGGTGTCGCCGAAGGCGATCACGCGTCCTTTGCCTAGCGGCTGCTCGGCTGCCAGGACGAGATCGCCGAGCTTCTCGCCGGGGTCGTAGCGGCCGTTGCCCATCAGAGCGCGGGCGCTCGCCTCGTCGCCGGCGTCGTTCCAGCCCCATCGCCCGACGAGCAGCGGCCGCGCCGGCCACTGCGCCCGAACCGAGGCGCCGATGACCACGCCGAACTCGTTGCGGTCGTCGGCGATTCCCGTGGTCGTCGGATGGGCGAGGGGCTCATACGAGTGCAGCCATCCTCCGACGGCGAAGGTGGCCGAATCGAAGCGGACGCGCATCGACGTCGGCGACAGGACGTCGTTGAATCGATTGTTGCCTTCGGCGTCGCCGGCGGTGTGTTCGCTAAGCAGCAGCAGCGATCCGCCGCGTCGTACGAACTGATGGATGCGATCCAGTTGGCCCTCGGCCCAAGGTTCGTGGGGGAAGATCAGCACCAGCGCAT
The Anaerobaca lacustris DNA segment above includes these coding regions:
- a CDS encoding DUF4350 domain-containing protein, yielding MRRAWIGLALLSASWLFGLGYYHDPNGTIWALLVLAGTGLLIGVDLRVPARIESIIAAALLMPVLILIPWPWRAAVALLVTGLLLCAAPIPRRWPGRVGQAALMAGTILVLQAAGMLAYESVTARSHELPPQLAAMLHGVAQAIGIPAALDGSTLALYSIRHTHRLGATWGLLLDPATFSFLVGGMALICLRVSRASISRSFARLLGLVVCVALWLPVRAAILIAVHMHRALRTEYNAPLALMSPFWSPWVLLALLAGPVFLVWRFVRTPPIPVQTMETPRRSRRIACVVLAFVGALLVAMGLLWAPSGSRKQGRIWVDEHRSNWERTDRPYDPNWYGQESGYNYACIYDYSSRFYDMDRVYDPIDANTLAECDVLVVKVPTARYTTEEVEHIVRFVENGGGLLLIGEHTNVFNSGTYLNDIAARFGFRFRHDCLFDIDTPFEQLYHPPLVPHPIVQHMPTMDFAVSCSIDPGASSGQAAIRATGLRSLPADYHASNYYPQVEDRADARYGAFVQLWAMDHGAGRVAAFGDSTIFSNFSTFEPGKAELMLGMLEWLNHKAPSRDSQTIVVGMGLLLAAGALILSRRWPGGRLVLLAGILLGVTAAGVAVRAMHRSAMPVPTALRPFTHVVIDRTVCDAPLSRSGFISGQADGFGIFERWILRLGYFTSRREGRDAFSGDLLVFLYPRRDVDADFRRQLADYVDGGGRILVIDAPANGRSTANTLLHPFGMRIVNSPLLAGPLETPEGWPAGVTTQNSGQIEGGTPLIRITGRPVAATVGFGTGTVTVVGFGAQFTDLNMGVTGDTIPNAAMRNLYELQFQLLLAILSDNQHVEADADAVAD
- a CDS encoding DUF4350 domain-containing protein: MHSVEHEQHEQRAVDSPIGASVAFGSLLAVLSGLAAAWFATGSTGLLAHPSRRTCTLIALGVALLAPGLGTRRRGVRALLTPLVAGAAIAMVALPLPAANVLAAAFVLAFLAWASAGANRDSLRAAATATALFGLYVFSRTAIPSIWQLADALGRAFGALPGAIASQPLHVGATFAGVDHLLLTTVFWGLYLAHTRPPRTARAVYGFIAVLVGHIVYLLAVSYVPDLLVAIPESAGQNTGWLAPLAHGALPWNAPLLACAIHLTVIGAMLRWSAWSPAAVGAPAERPARLAWTRLTLASAALAMAILLPIVTVLDTRALSAEGKKIVFYEKGFLNWLKPTHGSYGRLSSGMYGMLPEFVESLGAESLISPDLSEADLADADALVLIFPHEPWAEGQLDRIHQFVRRGGSLLLLSEHTAGDAEGNNRFNDVLSPTSMRVRFDSATFAVGGWLHSYEPLAHPTTTGIADDRNEFGVVIGASVRAQWPARPLLVGRWGWNDAGDEASARALMGNGRYDPGEKLGDLVLAAEQPLGKGRVIAFGDTSGFSNAINVSSHVFTSRLLAYLVGARDAHPVWRQLVGTLIVLLLAAMLCLRPSLGKTALVAVGLAASLAVCVQAASAAAKPLPDGRRATPNNLAYIDASHLEAYSGESWRPDGVGGLALTLMRSGYLTLSLGELTAERLERAGLLVSIAPTRAFSPAERRTIVDFVNAGGTFVITVGQDRMGPSLPLLRELGFEPEQADAPEPAPLGHFKSPYLESADRRVYVRFHAAWSVRLSDPNARVIAYGRDNQPVIVLRRIGQGKAVLVGDTGFAMNKNLEREGGEPFEGLRENADFWRWLLTVLREEPMWLPEAVREQPAGAEVAP